Proteins encoded within one genomic window of Bemisia tabaci chromosome 2, PGI_BMITA_v3:
- the LOC109040062 gene encoding uncharacterized protein, with the protein MSVPILDSDSLTMYVCVSVLCKIGNEVVLASKLFLQYKCQEIFRFVTVFTVIFSLAAGCERKNEHSFRGIPCVGGGLVRGQHGVDSGNAYSTPMFQLFGGPAWGPLHTFYALSPSTFFNIVPNRHNSWTTTPKILTVSDLDKVPEWEGPLPWRDTVDPQTAIALAKRMVGKELLYRRHRCNCRHYTDYLLYGETFGTWWDVTYMTISDDCPLHEPLNSATNVTSSSFTLRDGFGNTTPLGPVDPNL; encoded by the exons ATGTCAGTTCCTATACTGGATTCAGATAGCCTCACTATGTACGTATGCGTCAGTGTATTGTGTAAAATTGGAAATGAAGTTGTTTTAGCCAGCAAATTGTTCCTGCAATataaatgtcaggaaattttcagatttgtgACAGTCTTCACCGTGATTTTCTCCTTAGCAGCAGGATGCGAACGGAAAAATGA ACACAGTTTTCGCGGCATTCCTTGTGTTGGGGGCGGCCTTGTGCGTGGACAGCACGGAGTTGATTCCGGGAACGCCTACTCGACCCCCATGTTCCAGTTGTTCGGGGGTCCCGCCTGGGGGCCACTCCACACCTTCTACGCCCTCTCGCCGTCCACGTTCTTCAACATCGTGCCCAACCGCCACAACTCCTGGACCACCACCCCCAAAATCCTCACCGTCAGCGATCTGGACAAGGTTCCCGAGTGGGAGGGCCCTCTTCCCTGGCGAGACACCGTTGACCCACAAACTGCTATCGCTCTCGCCAAACGCATGGTCGGCAA GGAGCTCCTGTACCGTCGTCATCGTTGCAACTGTCGACACTATACCGACTACCTCCTGTACGGCGAGACGTTTGGCACATGGTGGGATGTCACCTACATGACCATCAGCGACGACTGCCCTTTGCACGAACCCCTCAACTCTGCCACAAACGTCACCTCCTCTTCTTTCACACTGCGGGACGGTTTCGGCAATACTACTCCACTGGGCCCCGTGGACCCGAACCTCTGA